The Patescibacteria group bacterium DNA segment CACTAACTCATCATCTAAATACTCTTCGTGAGGCCGGGTTGGTCAGTTCTCGGCGCGAAGGGCAAAATATTTATTATTCCTTAAACCTTTCGGTCTTTGAAGAGGTGGTTGATTTAATTTACAATAAATTTTTAAAAAATAAAAAGTAAACAAATATGCGGCTGTCTTTTAAAAAAGAAATACCAATTTTAATCTTATTACTGATTTCTGTTTTATCCAGTTTTTGGTTTTATGCTCATATGCCGGC contains these protein-coding regions:
- a CDS encoding autorepressor SdpR family transcription factor produces the protein MSAFNKTFAALSDPTRRQILEMLRKKDLTPTEIGEKFTITAPSLTHHLNTLREAGLVSSRREGQNIYYSLNLSVFEEVVDLIYNKFLKNKK